AAGTCGTCGGTTGTCGATTTCACCCGCCAGTTCTGGGCGGCAGCCGGTGAAAAGGGCGCGAGCCTCGGCACGCTTGGTGTGCGCTCGGACGCGTTCGACCTGCCGGGTGGGCTCACCACGCCCGACCCCATGGCGCTGCACGGCGCGCTCGCGCGGCTGGCGCAAGCAGGTGTTACCCACGCAGCACTTGAGGCATCGAGCCACGGCCTTGATCAATACCGGCTGGACGGCGTGCGGCTGGAGGCTGCGGCCTTCACCAACCTGTCGCGCGATCATCTGGACTATCACCAGACGGAACATGCCTATCTCTATGCCAAGGCGCGCCTGTTTGGCGAACTGCTACGCCCCGGTCACACGGCAGTGGTCAATCGCATCGATGCGGGCGGCCGCCTGATCGAAGACCTCAGCTGGGGTCGCGGCATCACCACGCTTGGCGTGGGCGAAGATGAAAAGGCGGCGATCCGCGTGCTGCGCAAGGCGGCAACGCCTACGGGCATCGACCTGACTTTCAGCTTTGAAGGCCACAAATATGACGTCTCGCTGCCGCTGATTGGCGGCTTCCAGGCGGACAATGTGCTGGTGGCGGCAGGCCTCGCGACCGCCAGCGGCATCCCGATGGAAGCGCTTGTGGCGGCCATGCCGGCGCTGAAGGGCGTGCCGGGGCGGATGGAGCTTGCCGGCATGACGGGCAAGGGGGCAGCCATCTATGTGGACTATGCCCACACGCCCGACGGCCTTGAAACGGTTCTGAAATCCGCGCGCGGCCACACCAAGGGCCGCCTGCATGTTCTGTTCGGTTGCGGCGGAGACCGCGACCGGGGCAAACGTCCGCTGATGGGGGAGATCGCCACCCGGCTCGCCGATGTGGTGATCGTCACGGACGACAATCCGCGCACCGAGGAGGCCGTGTCGATTCGCGCGGCAATCCTCGCGGCATCGCCGGGCGCGCTCGAAATTGGCGAGCGGCGTCAGGCCATTGCCGGCGCTATTGACGGCCTCGAAACCGGCGACATTTTGATCGTCGCCGGCAAGGGGCACGAAGAGGGGCAGATCGTCGGGACGGAGACGCTGCCTTTTTCAGACATAAAGACCGTCCGTGAGCTGATCGGTTAAGGGGGAACGCCACAATGGACATTTCCGAGCCATTATGGACGTCAAGTGAATGCGAAATCGCCTGTGGGCGTCAGCGCCGCCGTCCGTGGTATGCGGATGGTGTGCAGACCTCGGCGTCGTCCGTCTTGCCGGGCGATCTTTATATTGCGCTTGAGCTCGAGGGCAGGGACGACGAGGAGGAACTGGCGACCGCGTTCAATCGCGGGGCCGTTGCCGCCATCGTGCCGACCTCAAGCCCGGCGAGCGATATCGTAGACGACCGCATGATGGCGGTCCCTGATATGGAAGCGACCATCGCCTCGCTCGCCCGCTATGCGCGCCTGCGTGCGCCGATGCAAACCGTTGCGATCAGCGGTGCGCGCGGCAACCGCACGCTGACAGCGGCGCTTGTCGCCACACTCGGCTCCACGGGGCCGGTGCACAGTGCCCGTACGAGCGGGGAGGGCGACCTTGCCCGCACCATGATCCGGCTGGCGCGCGGTACGCGCTTCGGCATCTTCGATCTCGGGGTTGAAGAAGCAGCAGCCATCCAGCCTGCCGCCCGCCTGATGGGCGCGGATATCGCTGTCCTCACCGGCATCGGCGCCGATGTGGAAGACACCGCTGACGCTGAAATCCGTGTGGCAGCCGCAGCTGCCCTCGTTGAAACACTGCCCGCTGAAACCGGCACCGCCATTGTTGCGGCCGACATGCCGGGCGCTGACCGGCTGATCGGCGCCGCACTTGCCACGGGCCGCCAGGTCATCACCGTTTCGGTCGATCCGGCCTCGGGTGCCGACATTGCACCCAGCCGCATCAAGGAATGCTGGGACTGCACCTGCGTGACCGTTGATGTGCTTGGCACGCCTGTCACCTTCAAGGTCGCGGCGCCCGGCCGCATCTGGGCGATTTCCGGCCTGATCGCGCTCACTGTGGCCGTGCTGACCGGCGCCGATGTTGGCCAGGCTGCCCTCGCGCTTGCCTCCGTCCAGCCCATCGAAGGCCGTGGCCGCCACATTCCGCTGTCGGCAGCGGGCGGTCACATGCTGATGATCGACCACAGCGCCGGGCTGGAAGCGGGTGAAATGCGGGATGTCCTGAAGGGTATGACGCGGGTACCGACGAAGCCGGGTGGCCGCCGTATCGCGCTTCTGGCTGATCCTGAGGGCGCGCCGGAATTAAGTCTCGTCAGCGCCATGGTTTCGGCTGATTTGTCGCGTCTCTTCGCCCTCGGTGATCGGGTCGCGGAAGCCGGGATGGAAGCCGAAACGGCGGTCGAGCGTGTGGTGTTGACCCAGCGTCTGGCCGAGCGGGTGATCAGTGTCCTTCGCCCCGGCGATGTGCTGCTGGTTTGCGGTGGTACTGGCACGGGCCTCGGTGCGGTGGTTGCCGAACTTGTGGCGCGCTGCTCGGTCGATGACGATCACCTGACCCTGAACCTGCGGCTCGCCGAATGACCGGGCGGTCCGTGCCGCCCCAAACAGTCCTGCGTAGAGGAGTATCCGATGCTTTATAATCTGCTGGCCCCGCTTGCGAGCGATTACGGATTCCTCAATCTTTTCCGCTACCTGACCTTCCGGACCGGGGCCGCTGTCCTGACCGCGCTGTTCATCTGTTTCGTCATGGGGCCGTCGATCATCCGCTGGCTGAAATCGAAACAGAAAAAGGGCCAGCCGATCCGTACCGACGGGCCGGAAAGCCACATCATCTCCAAGGCCGGCACGCCCACAATGGGCGGCTTCATGATCCTCCTTGGCCTCGGTATCTCCACCTTCCTGTGGTCGGACCTGTCGAACCCCTATGTGTGGGCGGTGATTGTTGTCACCGTCGGCTTCGGCCTGATCGGCTTTGCCGATGATTATCTGAAGGTCACCAAGGTTTCGCCCGATGGTGTGCCCGGCAAGCTGAAGCTACTGGCCGAGGCGGTGATCGCGGGTGCTGTCGCCTGGTGGGTTGGTGACCTTGGTGGTGGCACGCTGGCTGTGCCCTTCATGAAGGAAACCGCAATCCCGCTTGGCTATTTCTACGTGCCCTTCGCCATCTTCGTGATCGCGGGCGCGGGCAATGCCGTGAACCTGACGGACGGGCTTGACGGCCTTGCCACCGTGCCGGTGATCATCGCCGTCGGTGCCTTCGGCTTCATCGCCTATATGGTCGGCAATGCTGTTTATGCGCAGTATCTGGGCATCCTGCATGTGCCGGGTTCGGGCGAACTGACCATCTTCTGCGGTGCGCTCATCGGCGCCTGCCTCGGCTTCCTGTGGTTCAACGCGCCGCCTGCCATGGTCTTCATGGGCGACACCGGTTCGCTCGCCCTTGGCGGTGCGCTCGGTACCCTTGCCGTGATCACCAAACACGAAGTGGCGCTGGTGATCATCGGTGGCCTTTTCGTGCTCGAAACCGTTTCGGTGATCGTGCAGGTCGCGTCCTTCAAGCTGACCGGCAAGCGCGTGTTCCGCATGGCGCCGCTGCATCACCATTATGAGAAAAAGGGCTGGGCGGAGCCGACCATCGTCATCCGTTTCTGGATCATTGCCGTTGTGCTTGCGCTCATCGGCCTTGCGACCCTCAAGCTGAGGTAAGTGGATGATCGTTCCTGCGGGATATGAGGGAAAAAAGATTGCCGTCTTCGGCCTCGCACGCACCGGCCTTGCCGCGATCGAGGCATTGAAAGCCGCGGGCACCACCGTGCTTGCCTGCGATGATAATAGCGACCGTGCGAGGACGCTGCCTGAGTATGCTGACCTGCAGTCTGCTGCCTGGGACGGCATCGACGCCCTTGTTCTTGCCCCCGGTGTGCCGCTGACGCACCCGAAGCCCCATTGGGTGGTGGAAAAGGCGAAAGCGGCCGGTGTTTCGATCATCGCGGACTTTGACCTTTTCGAAGCTGCCCGCCCCACACTCGCGCCCCACAAGTTGGTCGCCATCACCGGCACCAATGGCAAGTCGACAACGACCGCGCTGATGACCCATGTGGCCGCCGCCTGCGGTGCGCCGGCTGCCATGGGCGGCAATATTGGCACCGCACTGATGGCGCTGAAGCCGCTGACCCAAGGCGGTGTCTATGTTGTCGAGGCATCAAGCTATCAGCTCGATCTCGCCAGAAACTTCACGGCGGATGTTGCGATCCTTCTGAATATAACGCCCGACCATCTGGACCGTCACGGCGGGATGGCAGGCTATGTGGCTGCCAAAAAACGCCTGTTCACGCTGCAAGGCCCGGATGGCCGCGCGGTGGTTGGTGTTGACGATGCCCCGTCCGCCCGCGTCGCTGCCGAGCTTGGCGACCGCGCGGTGCCGGTATCGGTCATGAAATCACTTGATCGCGGTGTTTACGTCGAAGGCGGCCAACTGATCGACGCCATGGAAGGTGCGCCGGTTGCGGTTGGCTCGCTGGGCGATTTGTCGCGCCTTCGCGGTGCGCACAATTGGCAGAATGCGGCGGCGACCTATGCGGCCGCCCGTATCCTCGGTTTTGACCGCGCGGCTATCTGGGCGGCGCTCAAATCCTTCCCGGGCCTTGCCCACCGGCAGGAGCAGGTCGCCGTTATCGGCGGGGTGGCCTTTGTGAATGACAGCAAGGCGACGAATGTGGACGCCGCCGCCCGCGCCCTTGATGCCTTCCCGCGCATCCACTGGATCGCTGGCGGGCAGGCCAAGGAAGACAGCCTCGCCGGGCTTGAAGCTGGCCTTGCCCATGTGCGGGCAGCTTACCTGATCGGCGATGCCGCCGACCTGTTCGCGCGCCTTCTGGAAGGCAAGGTCGCTGAAATCCACAAGGACGGCACGCTCGACCGCGCCATCGCCCATGCGGCATCGAAGGCTGCGTCGGGCGACGTTGTGCTGCTGTCGCCGGCCTGTGCCTCTTTCGACCAGTTCACCAGTTTCGAGCACAGGGGTGATGTGTTCCGCACCCTTGTGAAGTCCATGCAGGGAGCCGCCGCATGATCGCCTTTTCGCGCAACGACAATAGTGTGATGTCGCGCTGGTGGTGGACGGTGGACCGCTGGATGCTCGGCCTTGTTGTCGTGCTCGTTATGACCGGTCTATGGCTCACGCTGACGGCGTCGCCTGCGGTCGCCGAACGGCTCGGCCTTGATGCGCTCCATTTCGTGAAGCGCCAGACGATGTTCCTCGGTCTCGCGCTTTGCACGGTGGTGGGCGTGTCGATGATGTCGACGTCGCTTGTGCGGCGGGTGTGCGTGCTTGGCATGCCCGTGATGCTCCTGTTGATGGTCGCGACATTGCTGATCGGGCCGGAAATCAAGGGCGCCACGCGCTGGCTGCAGATCGGCAGTTTCACCCTGCAGCCGAGCGAGTTTCTGAAACCCTTCTTTGTGGTTACTACCGCCTGGGTGCTTTCCAGCCAGTTTGGCGGCGAGGATATCCCGTCGAAGCGTATCGCGGCCATGCTTTACGGTCTCGTTGCTGGCCTTCTGGTGCTGCAGCCGGACTTCGGCCAGACGGTGCTGATCAGCGCAGTATGGATTTCGCAGATGGCAATTGCCGGCCTGCCGATCATGTGGGTGGCGCTTGCCGGTGTTTCGGGCCTCTTCGGTGTCGGTCTTGCCTATGCCCTGCTGCCGCACGTGGCAAGCCGTATCGACCGTTTCATCAACCCGGAAAGCGGCGACACCTATCAGGCGGACAAGGCGCTTGAAGCCTTCCAGTCGGGCGGGCTGCTGGGCCGCGGCCCGGGCGAGGGCGTTGTGAAACTGCACCTGCCGGACGCCCACACCGACTATATCTTCGCCGTCGTCGGCGAAGAATTCGGCGCCATCGCCTGCATCCTGCTGCTTCTCCTGTTTGCCGGGATTGTGGTGCGTGGTCTTGCCCATCTTCTGGATGAAGAAGACCCCTTCCGTATGCTGGCCGCCGCTGGCCTCATCATGCAGTTCGGCTTGCAGACGCTGATCAATGTGGGCGTGAACCTTGTGATCCTGCCGTCCAAGGGCATGACGCTGCCCTTCATCTCCTACGGCGGTTCGTCGATGCTGGCGCTGGCCATCGGCGTCGGCATGATCCTCGCGCTGACCAAACGCAATCGCTTCATCCGGCCGGGCCTTGATCCGGTTGGCTGGAAGGCGGCTGAATGAGTGTGCCTCTCCATATCCTTCTGGCCGCTGGCGGCACCGGCGGGCACATGGTGCCGGCCGAAGCGCTGGCTGCCGAGCTGACCGCGCGTGGGCACCGCGTTTCGCTTGTCACCGATGCGCGCGGTGACGCCTTCAAGACGATCATGGCGGGGATCGACCGTTTCGTGCTGCAGGCAACCAGCCACATGCAGGGCGGCATCGTCGGCAAGCTGAAGGCAGGCATCAGCCTTGTCGGCAGCTTCTTCGCCGTGCGGCGCCACTTCCGCGCCGTGCAGCCCGACGTGATTGTCGGCTTCGGTGGTTATCCTTCGATGCCGGCGGTGATGGGAGCAAAAAGCCTTGGGCTGCCCTATATCCTGCATGAACAGAATGCCGTGCTTGGCCGTGTGAACCGCTGGACCGCCAAAGGGGCGGCAGTGGTGGCGCTGACGACGGCGGCGACCGAACGTGTGCCCACAGGCGCCAGAACGGCTGTGACCGGCAATCCGGTCCGCCCCGCCGTGCGCGAGGCCGCGAAAACAGCCTATGCAGTACCGGAGGAAGGTGGTCCGGTCCGGCTTTTTATCCTCGGTGGCAGCCAGGGCGCACATATCCTGTCGAAGACAGTGCCCGGCGCGCTGGCGATGCTTGACGACGCCACCCGGTCGCGCCTTCAGGTGCAGCATCAGGCCCGGCCCGCTGATGGCCCCATGGTCACGGCCCTTTATGCAACGGCGGGCATTACGGCAAAGGTTGAGGCCTACTTCGAAAATGTGCCGGAAATCCTCGCCTCAACCCATCTTGTCATCTCGCGCGCGGGGGCATCGACCCTTGCGGAACTGACCGCTGTTGGCCGCCCGGCGATCCTTGTGCCGCTGGCCATCGCAGCCGACGATCACCAGCGCGCCAATGCCGCCCCGCTGGTGGCCGCAGGCGGCGCGATCGCAGTTGCGGAAAAGGACTTCACGCCGGATCATCTCGCCGCTATGGTGCGCGACCTTTTGAAGGAACCCGCCCGGCTTTCCGCCATGGCGGCATCCATGAAATCCGCTGCACAAGGTGACGCCGGCAAGGCGCTCGCCGATCTTGTGCTGGCCCAACTCTCACCCCGTCAGGAGCAGATCGCATGAAAGGCATCCCCTTCGATATCGGCGCAGTACATTTTGTCGGTATTGGCGGCATCGGCATGTCGGGAATTGCCGAGCTCATGCATAACCTTGGCCACCGGGTGCAGGGATCGGACCTTTCGGACAGCGCGAATGTTGAGCGTCTGCGCAAGCTCGGGATCGAGGTCAAGATCGGCCATATGGCCGAGAATGTGACCGGCACCCGCGTTGTGGTGATCTCGTCCGCTGTCAAAAGCACGAACCCTGAAGTCGTCGAGGCCCGCCGCCTTGGCATCCCTGTGGTTCGCCGCGCCGAAATGCTGGCCGAGCTGATGCGCCTCAAATGGTGTGTGTCGGTCGCCGGTACCCACGGCAAGACAACAACGACCTCGATGGTCGCTACGCTTCTGGAAAGCGCTGGCATCGACCCGACCGTGATCAACGGCGGCATCATCAACAGCTATGGCACCAACACCCGCCTTGGTGAAGGTGACTGGATGGTTGTGGAAGCGGACGAAAGCGACGGCACCTTCGTCAAGCTCCCCGCCACCATCGCGATCGTGACGAACATGGACCCCGAGCATCTCGATTTCTACGGCGATGTCGAGAAGATGCGGGCGGCCTTCATCCAGTTTATCGAACGCGTACCCTTCTATGGCGCGGCGATCTTGTGTGTCGATCACCCGGGCGTTCAGGGGCTGATCCCCGAAGTGCTCGACCGCAAGATCGTCACTTATGGTTTCTCGCCGCAGGCCGAAGTGCAGGCCATGAACCTGCAATCGTCGAAAGGCATCAGCACCTTCGATGTGGTGATCCATGGCCGTGGCGGGGCAGAAG
The Gimibacter soli DNA segment above includes these coding regions:
- the murD gene encoding UDP-N-acetylmuramoyl-L-alanine--D-glutamate ligase, whose product is MIVPAGYEGKKIAVFGLARTGLAAIEALKAAGTTVLACDDNSDRARTLPEYADLQSAAWDGIDALVLAPGVPLTHPKPHWVVEKAKAAGVSIIADFDLFEAARPTLAPHKLVAITGTNGKSTTTALMTHVAAACGAPAAMGGNIGTALMALKPLTQGGVYVVEASSYQLDLARNFTADVAILLNITPDHLDRHGGMAGYVAAKKRLFTLQGPDGRAVVGVDDAPSARVAAELGDRAVPVSVMKSLDRGVYVEGGQLIDAMEGAPVAVGSLGDLSRLRGAHNWQNAAATYAAARILGFDRAAIWAALKSFPGLAHRQEQVAVIGGVAFVNDSKATNVDAAARALDAFPRIHWIAGGQAKEDSLAGLEAGLAHVRAAYLIGDAADLFARLLEGKVAEIHKDGTLDRAIAHAASKAASGDVVLLSPACASFDQFTSFEHRGDVFRTLVKSMQGAAA
- the mraY gene encoding phospho-N-acetylmuramoyl-pentapeptide-transferase; this translates as MLYNLLAPLASDYGFLNLFRYLTFRTGAAVLTALFICFVMGPSIIRWLKSKQKKGQPIRTDGPESHIISKAGTPTMGGFMILLGLGISTFLWSDLSNPYVWAVIVVTVGFGLIGFADDYLKVTKVSPDGVPGKLKLLAEAVIAGAVAWWVGDLGGGTLAVPFMKETAIPLGYFYVPFAIFVIAGAGNAVNLTDGLDGLATVPVIIAVGAFGFIAYMVGNAVYAQYLGILHVPGSGELTIFCGALIGACLGFLWFNAPPAMVFMGDTGSLALGGALGTLAVITKHEVALVIIGGLFVLETVSVIVQVASFKLTGKRVFRMAPLHHHYEKKGWAEPTIVIRFWIIAVVLALIGLATLKLR
- a CDS encoding Mur ligase family protein; translated protein: MDISEPLWTSSECEIACGRQRRRPWYADGVQTSASSVLPGDLYIALELEGRDDEEELATAFNRGAVAAIVPTSSPASDIVDDRMMAVPDMEATIASLARYARLRAPMQTVAISGARGNRTLTAALVATLGSTGPVHSARTSGEGDLARTMIRLARGTRFGIFDLGVEEAAAIQPAARLMGADIAVLTGIGADVEDTADAEIRVAAAAALVETLPAETGTAIVAADMPGADRLIGAALATGRQVITVSVDPASGADIAPSRIKECWDCTCVTVDVLGTPVTFKVAAPGRIWAISGLIALTVAVLTGADVGQAALALASVQPIEGRGRHIPLSAAGGHMLMIDHSAGLEAGEMRDVLKGMTRVPTKPGGRRIALLADPEGAPELSLVSAMVSADLSRLFALGDRVAEAGMEAETAVERVVLTQRLAERVISVLRPGDVLLVCGGTGTGLGAVVAELVARCSVDDDHLTLNLRLAE
- the murG gene encoding undecaprenyldiphospho-muramoylpentapeptide beta-N-acetylglucosaminyltransferase: MSVPLHILLAAGGTGGHMVPAEALAAELTARGHRVSLVTDARGDAFKTIMAGIDRFVLQATSHMQGGIVGKLKAGISLVGSFFAVRRHFRAVQPDVIVGFGGYPSMPAVMGAKSLGLPYILHEQNAVLGRVNRWTAKGAAVVALTTAATERVPTGARTAVTGNPVRPAVREAAKTAYAVPEEGGPVRLFILGGSQGAHILSKTVPGALAMLDDATRSRLQVQHQARPADGPMVTALYATAGITAKVEAYFENVPEILASTHLVISRAGASTLAELTAVGRPAILVPLAIAADDHQRANAAPLVAAGGAIAVAEKDFTPDHLAAMVRDLLKEPARLSAMAASMKSAAQGDAGKALADLVLAQLSPRQEQIA
- the ftsW gene encoding putative lipid II flippase FtsW, whose translation is MIAFSRNDNSVMSRWWWTVDRWMLGLVVVLVMTGLWLTLTASPAVAERLGLDALHFVKRQTMFLGLALCTVVGVSMMSTSLVRRVCVLGMPVMLLLMVATLLIGPEIKGATRWLQIGSFTLQPSEFLKPFFVVTTAWVLSSQFGGEDIPSKRIAAMLYGLVAGLLVLQPDFGQTVLISAVWISQMAIAGLPIMWVALAGVSGLFGVGLAYALLPHVASRIDRFINPESGDTYQADKALEAFQSGGLLGRGPGEGVVKLHLPDAHTDYIFAVVGEEFGAIACILLLLLFAGIVVRGLAHLLDEEDPFRMLAAAGLIMQFGLQTLINVGVNLVILPSKGMTLPFISYGGSSMLALAIGVGMILALTKRNRFIRPGLDPVGWKAAE
- a CDS encoding UDP-N-acetylmuramoyl-L-alanyl-D-glutamate--2,6-diaminopimelate ligase translates to MRLMELLGGTGKAGDAEIGGLTADSRAVKPGDLFVALPGSRADGRQFIPAAIAAGAAAILSTPGTRLPEGAASVIVEDNNPRRRYAEMAARFHGAQPAHVVAVTGTNGKSSVVDFTRQFWAAAGEKGASLGTLGVRSDAFDLPGGLTTPDPMALHGALARLAQAGVTHAALEASSHGLDQYRLDGVRLEAAAFTNLSRDHLDYHQTEHAYLYAKARLFGELLRPGHTAVVNRIDAGGRLIEDLSWGRGITTLGVGEDEKAAIRVLRKAATPTGIDLTFSFEGHKYDVSLPLIGGFQADNVLVAAGLATASGIPMEALVAAMPALKGVPGRMELAGMTGKGAAIYVDYAHTPDGLETVLKSARGHTKGRLHVLFGCGGDRDRGKRPLMGEIATRLADVVIVTDDNPRTEEAVSIRAAILAASPGALEIGERRQAIAGAIDGLETGDILIVAGKGHEEGQIVGTETLPFSDIKTVRELIG
- the murC gene encoding UDP-N-acetylmuramate--L-alanine ligase; the protein is MKGIPFDIGAVHFVGIGGIGMSGIAELMHNLGHRVQGSDLSDSANVERLRKLGIEVKIGHMAENVTGTRVVVISSAVKSTNPEVVEARRLGIPVVRRAEMLAELMRLKWCVSVAGTHGKTTTTSMVATLLESAGIDPTVINGGIINSYGTNTRLGEGDWMVVEADESDGTFVKLPATIAIVTNMDPEHLDFYGDVEKMRAAFIQFIERVPFYGAAILCVDHPGVQGLIPEVLDRKIVTYGFSPQAEVQAMNLQSSKGISTFDVVIHGRGGAEDTVIEGITLPMPGRHNVQNATAAIAAGLQMGISHDKLLKAFENFSGVKRRFTKVGEAKGVTVIDDYGHHPVEIAAVLKAARESFDAKVVAVVQPHRYTRLKSLFEDFCTCFNDADTVIVTPVYEAGEAPIEGVDRDALAEGLVSHGHRQVDRVDGEDDLAAVVARYVDDGDVVVCLGAGSISAWANRLPPRLQAAIEVR